One stretch of Oncorhynchus masou masou isolate Uvic2021 chromosome 9, UVic_Omas_1.1, whole genome shotgun sequence DNA includes these proteins:
- the LOC135546481 gene encoding zinc finger and BTB domain-containing protein 16-A-like, which produces MGVLQLHNPTLPATLLHRANHMRLSGTLCDVIITVDGQEFPAHRTVLACTSKMFEILFHRSSLRYALDFLSPKTFQQILEYAYTASLQATAEDLDDLLYAAEILEIEYLEEQCLKVLETIQSEEKQDHLSLSGRNHGSGESEHGRARHWRNMLISKKHSMQEGGINPTALHHLALYHMTDRSPSMPGGLPMGLPVASPTQVGGLSLEGLGQSPLQYSLNGAQHPSLPLTKRIKTEDNNMQVDEVNSYEGRSSSGGEGGFESDQPRDEGPGTPQRGSVITSAREQHSGQEEGGIVGNNSPLDSYPGLAEKHLASLYSSMPSNHIGEVGLPMPMSVAPSLAMSLDLRAYRGLLPQGLLHREILSRLGQFAAGMRREGQSQSQSCGDCGLQLHNREAMEQHRKLHSGGEKGHGCEFCGKRFIDSVRLRMHMLCHSAGAEALVCDQCGATFSAEDALEAHRQTHTGTDMAVFCLLCAKRFQTQKALQQHMEVHAGMHSYVCSHCDHTFPSHTTLKRHLRSHTGDHPFECEFCGSCFRDDGMLRGHKRIHTGEKPYECNGCGKRFSLKHQLETHYRVHTGEKPFECKICHQRSRDYSAMIKHLRTHNGASPYQCTICQDFCPSLAAMQKHMKSHRPEDVPLDWRIEKTYLYVCYV; this is translated from the exons ATGGGTGTTCTCCAGCTCCACAACCCCACCCTCCCCGCCACGCTCCTGCACAGGGCCAATCATATGCGTCTGTCGGGAACGCTGTGTGACGTCATAATCACGGTGGATGGCCAGGAGTTCCCGGCCCACCGCACCGTCCTGGCCTGCACCAGCAAGATGTTTGAGATCTTGTTCCACCGCAGCAGCCTGCGCTACGCCCTCGACTTCCTCTCCCCCAAGACCTTCCAGCAGATCCTGGAGTACGCCTACACGGCCTCCCTGCAGGCCACGGCCGAGGACCTGGATGACCTGCTGTACGCCGCTGAGATCCTGGAGATCGAGTACCTGGAGGAGCAGTGCCTCAAGGTCCTGGAGACCATCCAGTCAGAGGAGAAGCAGGACCACCTGAGTTTGAGTGGGAGGAACCACGGGTCTGGAGAGAGCGAACATGGCAGGGCAAGGCACTGGAGGAACATGCTAATCTCCAAGAAGCATTCCATGCAGGAGGGTGGTATCAACCCCACCGCCCTGCACCACCTGGCACTGTACCACATGACTGACAGGAGTCCCTCTATGCCAGGGGGACTACCTATGGGGCTCCCTGTAGCTAGTCCCACACAAGTTGGAGGGCTTAGTCTGGAGGGCCTGGGTCAGTCTCCACTACAGTACAGCCTCAATGGAGCACAGCACCCCTCCCTGCCTCTGACTAAGAGGATAAAGACAGAGGACAATAACATGCAGGTGGATGAAGTCAATAGCTACGAGGGCCGGTCCTCCAGCGGAGGGGAGGGAGGCTTTGAATCGGACCAGCCCAGAGATGAGGGCCCGGGGACCCCCCAAAGAGGCAGTGTCATCACCTCGGCTAGAGAGCAGCACTCGGGCCAAGAGGAGGGGGGCATAGTGGGGAACAACTCTCCTCTGGACAGTTACCCTGGGCTGGCTGAGAAACACCTGGCCTCCCTCTACTCATCCATGCCCTCCAATCACATAGGGGAGGTGGGGTTGCCTATGCCCATGTCGGTGGCCCCTTCCCTGGCCATGTCCCTGGACCTGAGGGCCTACAGGGGACTGCTGCCCCAAGGCCTGCTCCACAGGGAGATCCTCAGCAGGCTGGGCCAGTTTGCAGCAGGGATGAGGCGGGAGGgccagagtcagagtcagagctgTGGGGACTGTGGTCTCCAGCTGCATAACAGAGAGGCCATGGAGCAACACAG GAAGCTGCACAGTGGAGGCGAGAAGGGACACGGCTGTGAGTTCTGTGGCAAACGCTTCATAGACAGTGTACGGCTCAGGATGCACATGCTCTGTCACTCAG CTGGAGCTGAGGCCCTGGTGTGTGATCAGTGTGGAGCTACATTCTCTGCTGAAGACGCTCTGGaggcccacagacagacacacacag GGACAGACATGGCAGTGTTCTGTCTTCTGTGTGCCAAGCGGTTCCAGACCCAGAAGGCTCTGCAGCAGCACATGGAGGTCCATGCAGGGATGCACAGCTACGTCTGCAGCCACTGTGACCACACCTTCCCCAGCCACACCACCCTCAAACGCCACCTGCGCTCACACACAG GTGACCACCCGTTTGAGTGTGAGTTCTGTGGGAGCTGTTTCCGGGACGATGGCATGTTGAGGGGACACAAACGCATCCACACGGGAGAGAAGCCTTACGAGTGTAACGGCTGTGGCAAAAGGTTCAGCCTCAAGCACCAGCTGGAGACCCACTACCGCgtacacacag GTGAGAAGCCATTTGAGTGCAAGATCTGTCACCAGCGATCCAGGGACTACTCTGCCATGATCAAGCACCTGCGCACCCACAACGGAGCGTCGCCCTACCAGTGTACCATCTGCCAGGACTTCTGCCCCAGCCTGGCAGCCATGCAGAAACACATGAAGAGCCACAGACCCGAGGATGTGCCCCTGGACTGGAGGATAGAGAAGACCTACCTGTACGTATGCTACGTCTGA